A stretch of Ischnura elegans chromosome 4, ioIscEleg1.1, whole genome shotgun sequence DNA encodes these proteins:
- the LOC124157429 gene encoding uncharacterized protein LOC124157429: MPKISYKSFHLLSKKQRRHRVRMELNKHDSQFESLHDDHENSSSLENQWVSHDINSEDEGSINVSTGEGAVDLEDIDVSDACSSSSSDSDCSEGNLSNADLYHELSLWAGNIPRHKVTSLLKILKKHSCFKNFPVDVRTLRKTPRSLEVEKLGLGEFVYLGVAESLKYELMCLNDVSFEDIKLQINVDGLPLTRSSGSQFWPILASVVDRTEMARPFLVAIYWGHQKPMSCEQYLTPLLNELVQLENDGFTYRGTRISIRVHSFVCDAPARAFVLQTKGHNSYSACHRCHVKGTIVKNRMVFLELESEKRTDEKFMLGDDPGHHIGVSPLARLSTFDMVKDVPFDYMHLICLGVTRKMLLSLTQETCAVKLRARTRVEINNELVRIARYTPHDFQRKPRPLTELMRWKATELRYFCMYLVPLIAPFFVNEAVRNHFMSFFYALRILANASLCENKQFFSYAETLLNYVVSVFPSLYGQHNCTYNVHCLLHVCEDVARFGTLDSYSAFKYENY; the protein is encoded by the coding sequence ATGCCGAAAATAAGTTacaaaagttttcatttgttATCAAAAAAACAGCGAAGGCATAGAGTGCGAATGGAACTGAATAAACATGATAGCCAATTTGAATCGTTACACGATGATCATGAGAATTCTTCATCGTTAGAAAATCAATGGGTAAGCCATGACATTAATTCTGAAGATGAAGGTTCCATAAATGTTAGTACGGGAGAAGGTGCTGTTGATTTGGAGGACATTGATGTATCAGATGCCTGTTCGTCATCATCAAGCGATTCAGATTGTTCGGAAGGTAACTTGTCAAATGCAGATTTGTATCATGAACTTTCTCTCTGGGCTGGAAATATTCCGAGGCATAAAGTCACCTCCCTCCTGAAAATTCTGAAGAAGCATTCGTGTTTTAAAAACTTTCCTGTGGATGTGAGAACTCTTAGGAAAACGCCGAGGTCATTGGAAGTGGAAAAACTGGGATTAGGAGAATTTGTCTACCTCGGAGTAGCAGAATcgttaaaatatgaattaatgtgTTTAAATGATGTTAGTTTTGAGGATATTAAGTTACAAATAAATGTGGATGGGCTTCCACTCACAAGAAGTTCAGGGAGCCAGTTTTGGCCCATATTGGCATCTGTGGTTGATCGCACGGAAATGGCTAGACCATTTTTGGTAGCCATATACTGGGGGCATCAAAAGCCAATGTCTTGCGAGCAATATCTCACTCCATTATTGAATGAACTAGTGCAGCTTGAAAATGATGGATTCACCTATCGTGGAACACGGATTAGCATCCGTGTTCATTCCTTCGTGTGTGATGCTCCTGCTAGGGCTTTTGTATTACAAACGAAAGGACACAATTCTTACAGTGCATGCCATCGTTGTCATGTTAAGGGGACAATAGTGAAAAATAGAATGGTTTTTTTGGAATTGGAGAGTGAAAAAAGGACTGATGAGAAGTTCATGTTGGGTGATGATCCAGGGCATCACATAGGTGTATCTCCTTTGGCAAGGCTATCTACCTTTGATATGGTGAAAGATGTGCCGTTTGATTACATGCACCTTATTTGCCTTGGAGTTACTAGGAAAATGCTCCTTTCTTTAACTCAAGAGACTTGTGCAGTGAAGCTGAGAGCAAGAACCCGTGTTGAAATTAATAATGAGTTGGTCAGGATTGCGAGGTACACCCCACATGACTTTCAGCGCAAGCCTCGCCCTCTCACAGAACTCATGCGCTGGAAAGCTACAGAGTTGCGATATTTTTGTATGTATCTTGTTCCACTCATTGCACCTTTTTTTGTGAATGAGGCTGTAAGGAATCActtcatgtcatttttttatgccCTAAGAATATTGGCTAATGCCTCCCTTTGTGAGAACAAGCAGTTTTTTTCATATGCTGAGACCTTGTTGAATTATGTTGTCAGTGTTTTCCCATCTCTCTATGGTCAGCACAATTGCACATACAATGTTCATTGCCTGCTTCATGTATGTGAAGATGTAGCTAGGTTTGGAACTTTGGATAGTTATAGTGCATTCAAGTATGAAAATTACTAg